The genomic DNA GTCTCCCGATGGAAAGCTGCTGGCCTTTGGTTGCAGCGATAACACTCTTCGTGCGGTTGAGGTCGCTACCGGTAAAGAAATTCTCTACCAGGGAGCGCACTACGACTGGGTGCTGGATACCGTATTTTCCAAAGATGGAAGTCATGTGATCTCTGTCAGCCGGGACCGCACTACCAAACTGACCGAAGTCAAAACTCAGCGGTTCATCGACAATATTACATCAATTACTCCCAAAGCACTTACGGGTGGGTTAGCAGCCATCGACCGCCATCCCACACAGGATACCGTGCTGGTGGGCGGTGCAGACGGAGTTCCCAAGCTGTATCAGGTCTTCCGTCAGTCCAAACGCGTGATTGGCGATGATGCGAATCTCGTGCGTACCTTCCCTGCCCTCAAAGGCAGGATCTTTGGTGTCGACATTCATCCCAACGGCAAACAACTGGTCGCTGTCAGCAGTCTGAATCATACCGGGGAATTGAAAGTCTTTTCATTCGATATTGCTGAGAAAATTCCCGATAATCTGGTTGCAATCTTAAATAAACGCGTCGCTTCGCGTAGTGCTGCCGAAAAGAAGCAGATTGAAGAGAGCCGCACCCAGAATGTGAAACTGGTCAGTGAAGCCCAGGTCCCTGAATCAGGACTTTACACCGTCTGCTATCATCCTCAGGGGGCCGTGATTGCGACCGCCGGACAGGATGGCCAGGTACGATTGTATGATTCCGCAACTGGAAAACTGAAAAAGTCTTTTGTACCGGTTCCTTTAAAGCAGACGCAGCCTCAAATCGCCGCGAAACCTGAATCAGGCAAGCCAAAAAATCAAGAGACGCAACAGAACGAGCTTGTTGTTGTAGACCTCAATCAGGCGCAGCTGCCGGAGGAAACATTCTCCGGGGCCGATCCAATTGTAAAACTGGAAGTACAGCCTGCTCAGGCCACCATCACTCAGAAATTTGATACAATTCAGTTTCTCGTAACCGGTCATCTGAAATCCGGGGCCAAAGCGGACTTGACTCGACTGGTAACTGTCAGTCAGAAAGGGAAGCCCATTCTGCACATTTCTGAAACCGGACTGGTGCGTGCGCTGCAGCCCGGAACTGTTGAAGTGAATTTCAGTCTGCAGGGTAAGCAGGTCACTTCAAAAATTCACGTGCCCCCCTTCCCCGCCGATTACAGTCCGGATTACTGGCGGGATGTGGCACCTGCGTTTACGAAAATGGGGTGTAACTCCGGGCTCTGTCACGGAGCCAACAAAGGGAAAGACGGCTTCAAACTCTCTCTACGTGGAACTGATGATCTGTTTGACCTGCGTGCCTTCACGGACGACCTGAAATCGCGTCGTGTCAATCTGGCCGCCCCAGAGCAAAGTCTGATTCTGTTGAAAGCGATTGCTGAAGTGCCTCACAAGGGGGGGCAGCTGGCCTTACCCGGGGACGCGCATTACCAGATTGTTTCTTCCTGGATTAATAAGGGGACGCCCCTGAACCGGGAAGCCGCCCGGGTAGAACAAATCAAAGTCGTGCCAGAGAATCCAGTTGTTCCCCGCGCCGGACTGCTACAGCAATTCCGTGTCCTGGCCACCTATTCCAATGGAGAAGAACGGGATGTCACCAGTGATGCCTTCATTGACAGCAGTAACATCGAAGTTGCCAAAATGCATCATGGCGGAATTGCTGAAGTACTGCGTCGAGGTGAAGCGCCACTGCTGGCCCGTTACGAAGGGAAATATGCAGCCACGACTGTTACCGTCATGGGCGATCGCTCTGAATTTGCCTGGAAGCAGCAACCTGTTTATAACTACATTGACAAACTCGTTGATCAAAAACTGAAAAAGACAAAAACCCTGCCCTCTCAATTGTGTACTGATGCAGAATTTATCCGGCGGGTTTACATCGATCTGACTGGTCTGCCTCCCACGATTGAGGATGTGAAAACTTTCCTGGCAGACAAACGCGATTCCCGTCTCAAACGCAATGAACTGATTGATCGTCTGCTCGGTTCCCCGGAATTTGTAGAACACTGGACTAACAAGTGGGCCGATCTGCTGCAGGTTAACCGAAAATATCTGGGGGTTGAAGGGGCAAAAAATTTCCGTGACTGGATTGAAAAATCAGTCTCCGAAAATATGCCCTACGATAAGTTTGCTTACGAAATTCTGTCAGCCAGTGGTTCCAATAAAGCGAATCCCGCTGCATCCTATTTTAAAATCCATCGGACACCTGAAGACACGATGGAAAATACGACTCACCTGTTCCTGGCAATCCGCTTCAATTGCAACAAATGTCATGACCACCCCTTCGAACGCTGGACCCAGGACCAGTATTACGAAACTTCGGCATTCTTCGCTCAATTTGGTTTGAAAGCCGCTCCGGAAAGTAAGGGACGGAATATTGGTGGTACCGCTGTTGAAAGTGGTAAGCCCCTGTTTGAAGTCGTGTACGACAAAAACGAAGGGGAAATGATTCACGAACGAACCGGCTTGAAAACGCCGCCGAAATTTCCCTACCCTGCTGAGTTCAAAGCTGATCCCAAAGCGGATCTTTCGCGCCGTGAAAAACTGGCCCGCTGGATCACCTCGCGAGATAACCAGTACTTCGCCAAAGCATACGCCAACCGGGTCTGGGGATATCTGACCGGAACCGGGCTGATCGAACCCATTGATGACATTCGTGCCGGAAATCCAGCTTCCAATCCAGACCTGCTGGACAAGCTGACCGAGGATTTCCTGTCTCATGATTTTGACGTCCGGCATCTGATGCGGGTGATCTGTCAGTCGCGAACCTACCAGCTGTCCATTGAATCCAATGAATGGAACGAAGACGACAAGATTAATTATTCGCATGCCAAAGCACGTCGCTTGCCAGCAGAGGTGCTTTACGATGCTCTCTGCCGGGTGACGGGCTCTGAATCGAATATCCCCGGTGTTCCTGCGGGGACCCGGGCAGCAGAACTTCCCGATGTGGGATTCAAACTGAAGAGCGACTTCCTGGCCAAGTTCGGTCGTGCTCAGCGAGAAAGTCCCTGTGAGTGCGAACGGTCTTCAAGCGTTGAACTGGGGCCGGTGATGGCTCTGATCAGTGGCCCCACTGTAGGCAACGCGATCAGCGATCCCAATAATGCCTTGAGTAAGCTGGTCCAGCAGGAAAGTAACGACTCTTCTTTAGTCGACTCGATCTTTCTGCGGGTATTGAATCGTCCGGCGACTGCAGAGGAAAAACAGGCTGGTGTCAAACTGATTCAACAACAGATTCAGAATGAACACCAGTCATTGAAGCAGCGTCTGGCAGAATATGAAAAGAGCCTGCCCCCCGAGATTGTTCGGCAGGAAAATCAACGGGTTCAGAATATCAAAGATGCACAAGAGAAAATTGCTTCGTTCCAGCAGGCCATCGCCCCCCGCG from Gimesia sp. includes the following:
- a CDS encoding DUF1549 domain-containing protein, translating into MSFDKFRAYSFSGFALCSVFFTTLINAAPSHADQKVSFYQQVRPILQAHCAGCHHPRNPEGDYVVTEFVDLLKGGESESAAIVPGKPDESYLVKLITPEDNEAEMPKAKTPLAQEQITLIRTWIQQGALNDSPAKVEYRFNKDNPPSYSAPSVITSLDYSPDGKLLAVAGFHEVLLHKSEGDQIVGRLIGKSQRIESVTFSPDGKFLAVTGGTPAERGEIQIWDVAQQSLVKSIPLTYDTIYGASWSPDGKLLAFGCSDNTLRAVEVATGKEILYQGAHYDWVLDTVFSKDGSHVISVSRDRTTKLTEVKTQRFIDNITSITPKALTGGLAAIDRHPTQDTVLVGGADGVPKLYQVFRQSKRVIGDDANLVRTFPALKGRIFGVDIHPNGKQLVAVSSLNHTGELKVFSFDIAEKIPDNLVAILNKRVASRSAAEKKQIEESRTQNVKLVSEAQVPESGLYTVCYHPQGAVIATAGQDGQVRLYDSATGKLKKSFVPVPLKQTQPQIAAKPESGKPKNQETQQNELVVVDLNQAQLPEETFSGADPIVKLEVQPAQATITQKFDTIQFLVTGHLKSGAKADLTRLVTVSQKGKPILHISETGLVRALQPGTVEVNFSLQGKQVTSKIHVPPFPADYSPDYWRDVAPAFTKMGCNSGLCHGANKGKDGFKLSLRGTDDLFDLRAFTDDLKSRRVNLAAPEQSLILLKAIAEVPHKGGQLALPGDAHYQIVSSWINKGTPLNREAARVEQIKVVPENPVVPRAGLLQQFRVLATYSNGEERDVTSDAFIDSSNIEVAKMHHGGIAEVLRRGEAPLLARYEGKYAATTVTVMGDRSEFAWKQQPVYNYIDKLVDQKLKKTKTLPSQLCTDAEFIRRVYIDLTGLPPTIEDVKTFLADKRDSRLKRNELIDRLLGSPEFVEHWTNKWADLLQVNRKYLGVEGAKNFRDWIEKSVSENMPYDKFAYEILSASGSNKANPAASYFKIHRTPEDTMENTTHLFLAIRFNCNKCHDHPFERWTQDQYYETSAFFAQFGLKAAPESKGRNIGGTAVESGKPLFEVVYDKNEGEMIHERTGLKTPPKFPYPAEFKADPKADLSRREKLARWITSRDNQYFAKAYANRVWGYLTGTGLIEPIDDIRAGNPASNPDLLDKLTEDFLSHDFDVRHLMRVICQSRTYQLSIESNEWNEDDKINYSHAKARRLPAEVLYDALCRVTGSESNIPGVPAGTRAAELPDVGFKLKSDFLAKFGRAQRESPCECERSSSVELGPVMALISGPTVGNAISDPNNALSKLVQQESNDSSLVDSIFLRVLNRPATAEEKQAGVKLIQQQIQNEHQSLKQRLAEYEKSLPPEIVRQENQRVQNIKDAQEKIASFQQAIAPREAWLNKEQQARTARLQQELTEYQKSLQSRIAAWEKEETKGSNWVVIKPDSISATNEATLELQPDQSILAKGKNGKGDYQIVAQTNLKALSAVRLEVLTDDSLPQKGPGRSGDGNFVLNEFEVYAAPKSKPDQKQKLKLFNAQADFSQNTYLIATAIDGQIKPSGEGWAVSPQIGKPHKASFDIQSPLPSDDQGVILTFVMKQQFNSNTHSIGRFRLSITNGKGPTTLDQHPQDIRNILAKQADKRNAAEKKKLLDYYSKSDSRLQSMIKAVADSKQPRPTDPKLVELQQHLTKVQNVRPVDRKLTRLRDDVQLSAEQVKQNRLVAAQDLTWALINSPAFLFNH